The following proteins are co-located in the Apium graveolens cultivar Ventura chromosome 5, ASM990537v1, whole genome shotgun sequence genome:
- the LOC141659081 gene encoding protein CURLY FLAG LEAF 1 codes for MSSGPNMATITASLERSLQNCSINNHHHQSRGSNGSRRVDDSGRTRNPASNSVGNHRDYLYSSSNNSSLNYYSHRDHDAALDLNSHISLPYQWEQCLDLKSGEIYYINWRTGMKAKEDPRMSHRGMILDHHYDSYYTEEEEEEDDDDDEEEEEDDEEEDDSSSSSSSSEVYSPPEAEAEAESASSSSSLISRNVGDEERNSKDERSRQVLVVAGCKVCLMYFMVPKQVQLCPKCTSAQLLHF; via the exons ATGTCGTCAGGTCCAAACATGGCTACGATCACGGCTTCCCTAGAAAGATCTCTCCAAAACTGCTCCATAAACAACCATCATCATCAGAGCCGTGGCAGCAACGGCAGCCGAAGAGTTGATGATTCTGGTAGAACAAGAAACCCAGCGTCGAATTCGGTCGGGAATCATCGTGACTACCTATACTCTTCTTCGAATAATTCCTCACTTAATTATTATTCTCACCGCGACCACGACGCTGCCTTGGACCTCAATTCTCATATCTCTCTTCCTTACCAATGGGAACAATGCCTCGATCTAAAG AGTGGGGAAATATATTACATAAACTGGAGGACCGGAATGAAAGCTAAAGAGGATCCACGGATGAGTCACAGAGGAATGATTCTTGATCATCATTACGATAGCTACTacactgaagaagaagaagaagaagatgatgatgatgatgaagaagaagaagaagatgatgaagaagaagatgacagtagcagcagcagcagctcGAGTGAAGTATACTCACCACCGGAAGCAGAAGCAGAAGCAGAATCAGCTTCTTCGTCATCATCATTAATATCAAGAAATGTGGGTGATGAGGAGAGGAATAGTAAAGATGAACGAAGCAGGCAAGTACTTGTGGTGGCAGGGTGCAAGGTGTGTCTAATGTACTTCATGGTCCCTAAACAGGTCCAGCTTTGCCCCAAATGTACCTCTGCTCAACTTCTTCacttttaa